In the genome of Candidatus Kryptonium sp., the window ATGCTTGTTGTTCCGGCTGATCATAAGGTAAATTTTGAGAAAGCGAAGAAAGTTTTAAATGTTGAGCAATTAGTTTTAGCAAGCGAGGAAGAGTTTAAGCAGATTTTTCCGGATTGTGAAACTGGGGCGATGCCACCATTTGGAAATTTATACAATATACCAGTTTATGTTGATGAAAAATTTAAGGCGAATGATGAGATAAGTTTTAATGGAGGAACACACAATGATGTTGTGAAGATGAAGATGGCTGACTATATTCGGCTTGTTGATCCTGTATTTTGCGATATAAGTGAGCATTTGTAAAGTAAAGCGGAGGGGGTGGGATTCGAACCCACGATCCCGCTTTAGCGGGATAGCGGTTTTCGAGAC includes:
- a CDS encoding YbaK/EbsC family protein gives rise to the protein MAICEKLKSYLDSNGVKYITIIHSTAFTSQEVAASVHIKGKEFAKCVIVKSNGKFFMLVVPADHKVNFEKAKKVLNVEQLVLASEEEFKQIFPDCETGAMPPFGNLYNIPVYVDEKFKANDEISFNGGTHNDVVKMKMADYIRLVDPVFCDISEHL